A region from the Aquimarina sp. ERC-38 genome encodes:
- the porV gene encoding type IX secretion system outer membrane channel protein PorV: MKKFIIFGLICFTFFNGRAQGEGNRPTRAITTAVPFLLIAADARAAGLADQGVATSSDAFSQQWNPAKYAFSEMQQGVGVNYSPYLSSLVNDIGLGNLTYYNRFDERMAIAASLKYFSLGEIVFRENANDLGITQQPNELTFDVSYALQLSETFSMAVAGRYLRSDLQLDRVSEAEAASGFGVDVASFYRGPEIAMNSFNGRLRAGAVISNIGPKLKYDDAGQESFIPTTIRLGAGFDFILDEYNRITPSIEFAKLLVPTPIEPTDSDGNGEIDRNEQIAAQNEYEDISSFGAIFSSWGDAPDGFSEELQEFTWSLGAEYMYRDVFAFRAGYFNEAEEKGARKFISLGAGFKYTIVNIDLSYLFNAGSTNNPLEGTLRFGLSFNFGEQYYDR, translated from the coding sequence ATGAAAAAGTTTATAATCTTCGGATTAATCTGCTTTACGTTTTTCAATGGTAGGGCACAGGGAGAAGGTAACAGACCTACCAGAGCAATTACAACTGCAGTCCCTTTTTTATTAATTGCAGCAGACGCAAGAGCAGCGGGTCTGGCAGATCAGGGAGTAGCTACTTCATCAGATGCTTTTTCTCAACAATGGAATCCGGCAAAATATGCTTTTTCAGAAATGCAACAAGGGGTAGGGGTGAATTATTCACCGTACTTAAGTAGCCTTGTGAATGATATAGGATTAGGTAATTTAACCTATTACAATCGTTTTGATGAGAGAATGGCAATTGCAGCAAGCTTAAAATATTTTAGTTTAGGAGAAATCGTTTTCAGGGAAAATGCAAATGATTTGGGGATTACTCAGCAACCAAATGAACTTACCTTTGATGTGTCCTATGCATTACAGTTATCTGAAACCTTTTCGATGGCCGTAGCCGGTCGTTATTTACGTTCGGACCTTCAATTAGATCGGGTTTCCGAAGCAGAAGCCGCAAGCGGATTTGGAGTAGATGTTGCCTCTTTCTATCGAGGTCCCGAAATTGCAATGAATTCTTTTAACGGTCGTTTAAGAGCAGGTGCGGTTATTTCTAATATCGGACCAAAACTTAAGTATGACGATGCCGGACAAGAAAGTTTTATTCCTACCACTATTAGATTAGGTGCAGGTTTTGATTTTATCCTGGATGAATATAACAGAATTACCCCTTCCATAGAATTTGCTAAATTGTTAGTGCCAACGCCTATTGAACCTACAGATAGCGATGGTAATGGTGAAATAGATCGTAACGAACAAATAGCCGCACAGAATGAGTATGAAGATATTAGTTCGTTCGGAGCCATATTTTCTTCCTGGGGAGATGCTCCCGATGGATTTAGTGAGGAATTGCAAGAATTTACCTGGTCATTAGGGGCAGAATATATGTATCGAGATGTTTTTGCTTTTAGGGCAGGATATTTTAATGAAGCCGAAGAAAAGGGGGCACGTAAGTTTATTTCTCTGGGTGCCGGGTTTAAGTATACTATAGTGAATATTGATCTATCCTACTTGTTTAATGCAGGTAGTACGAATAACCCATTAGAAGGTACGCTACGATTCGGACTTTCCTTTAATTTTGGAGAGCAGTACTACGATAGATAA
- the cdd gene encoding cytidine deaminase: MKEIKITTSLTVFSDISALPDHIEELMKQAIQIREQAYAPYSNFFVGAAILLENQKVVLGNNQENACYPSGLCAERTAIFNAGANYPGVKIEAIAISARSKQYQVRKPVPPCGSCRQAISEYEHKQATAIPIYFMGEAGEVYVSGSLSNLLPFTFDNTYL; encoded by the coding sequence ATGAAGGAGATAAAAATAACCACTTCTCTTACTGTTTTCTCGGATATTTCGGCTTTGCCGGATCATATAGAGGAGTTAATGAAGCAGGCTATTCAAATACGAGAACAGGCGTACGCTCCGTATTCAAACTTCTTTGTAGGAGCAGCTATTTTATTAGAAAATCAAAAGGTAGTCCTGGGCAATAACCAGGAGAACGCCTGTTACCCTTCCGGATTATGTGCTGAACGTACGGCTATTTTTAACGCCGGTGCTAATTATCCCGGAGTAAAAATAGAAGCTATTGCTATTTCGGCACGATCAAAACAGTACCAAGTAAGGAAACCGGTACCTCCCTGCGGATCCTGTCGGCAAGCCATTTCAGAATACGAACATAAACAAGCTACAGCTATTCCTATTTATTTTATGGGCGAAGCAGGAGAAGTGTATGTATCCGGTTCATTATCTAATTTACTGCCATTTACTTTTGATAATACCTATTTATAA
- the pdhA gene encoding pyruvate dehydrogenase (acetyl-transferring) E1 component subunit alpha translates to MKEITKEVYLKWYEDMLFWRKFEDKLAQVYIQQKVRGFLHLYNGQEAILAGALHVMDLTKDKMITAYRNHVQPIGMGVDPKRVMAELFGKGTGTSQGLGGSMHIFSKEHRFYGGHGIVGGQIPLGAGLAFADKYFKKDAVTLTFMGDGATRQGSLHESFNLAMLWNLPVVFCVENNGYAMGTSVARTANHTDIWKLGLGYEMPCGPVDAMNPVKVAEALDEAITRARSGGGPTFLELKTYRYRGHSMSDAQKYRTKDEVAEYQKIDPITQVLDVIKEKNYATEEEIKAMDKRVKDKVAECQKFAEESDFPEKSVMYDVVYEQEDYPFLAHKPV, encoded by the coding sequence ATGAAAGAAATAACTAAAGAAGTTTATCTAAAATGGTACGAAGATATGCTGTTTTGGAGAAAGTTCGAGGATAAACTAGCTCAGGTATATATTCAACAAAAAGTAAGAGGTTTTCTACATTTATACAATGGGCAGGAAGCCATACTTGCCGGTGCGTTGCATGTAATGGATTTAACAAAGGATAAAATGATTACCGCTTACCGGAATCACGTACAACCTATCGGGATGGGAGTGGATCCTAAACGTGTCATGGCAGAGTTATTTGGCAAGGGTACCGGTACCTCACAAGGATTGGGGGGATCTATGCATATTTTTTCAAAAGAGCACCGGTTTTACGGTGGGCATGGTATTGTAGGAGGCCAGATTCCATTAGGAGCGGGCTTGGCTTTTGCCGATAAATATTTTAAAAAGGATGCCGTAACCTTAACTTTTATGGGAGATGGTGCCACTCGTCAGGGGTCTTTACACGAATCTTTTAACCTGGCGATGTTATGGAACTTACCAGTAGTTTTTTGCGTGGAAAATAATGGATATGCTATGGGTACGTCTGTTGCCAGAACGGCGAACCATACGGATATCTGGAAATTGGGGTTAGGATATGAAATGCCTTGTGGCCCGGTAGATGCTATGAACCCTGTAAAAGTAGCAGAAGCTCTGGATGAAGCTATAACCCGTGCCCGAAGCGGAGGAGGACCTACCTTCTTAGAATTAAAAACCTATCGATACAGAGGACACTCCATGAGTGATGCACAAAAATATAGAACCAAAGATGAAGTTGCCGAGTATCAAAAAATTGATCCGATTACCCAGGTATTGGATGTAATTAAGGAAAAAAACTACGCAACTGAAGAAGAAATAAAAGCAATGGATAAAAGGGTAAAGGATAAAGTCGCAGAATGTCAAAAATTTGCCGAAGAATCCGATTTCCCTGAAAAAAGCGTCATGTATGACGTTGTATACGAACAAGAAGATTATCCGTTTTTAGCACATAAACCCGTTTAA
- a CDS encoding pyruvate dehydrogenase complex dihydrolipoamide acetyltransferase, translated as MATVINMPRLSDTMEEGVVAKWLVNKGDKVSEGDILAEIETDKATMEFESFYEGTLLHIGIQEGETAPVDQLLAIIGDEGEDISGLLNGSASSNGSEEKTNSSKEDTSSKEETTTDSGSDSDSGEIPEGVEIITMPRLSDTMEEGTVASWLKKVGDAVEEGDILAEIETDKATMEFESFYNGTLLHIGIQEGETANVDALLAIIGPEGTDVSGLKDGKIPSGASSSGEKADSPKADSKEEHKEEAESSSANEGSQKQTNNGRIFVSPLAKKIAEDKGIDLNKVQGSGENGRIVKKDIESYTPSESSTSVETVPDKDSNFAAPPVQTFTPAGEEVFEEVKNSQMRKAIAKSLSASKFTAPHYYLTIEADMSNAMASRKTINAIPDIKVSFNDMVVKACAMALVKHPQVNTQWKDDVTKYAKHISIGVAVAVPDGLVVPVLPFTNEMSLTQIGAKVKDLAVRARDKKLTPQEMSGSTFTVSNLGMFGIQEFTSIINQPNSAILSVGAIVEKPVVKEGAIVVGHTMKVTLACDHRTVDGATGAQFLQTLRQYLENPVTMLA; from the coding sequence ATGGCAACAGTAATTAATATGCCCCGACTTAGCGATACCATGGAAGAAGGTGTGGTCGCTAAATGGTTAGTAAATAAAGGAGATAAGGTAAGTGAAGGAGATATACTTGCCGAAATCGAAACGGATAAGGCTACGATGGAGTTTGAATCTTTCTACGAGGGTACCCTTTTGCATATCGGTATTCAGGAAGGTGAAACTGCTCCGGTAGACCAGTTATTAGCAATAATCGGAGATGAAGGTGAAGATATTTCCGGGTTGTTAAACGGATCTGCGTCTTCTAACGGAAGCGAAGAAAAAACAAATAGTAGTAAAGAGGATACTTCTTCAAAGGAAGAAACTACAACTGATTCAGGTTCAGATTCAGACTCCGGAGAAATTCCGGAAGGGGTTGAAATTATCACCATGCCCCGGCTAAGTGATACCATGGAAGAAGGTACGGTTGCAAGTTGGCTTAAAAAAGTAGGAGATGCCGTAGAAGAAGGAGATATACTTGCTGAAATTGAAACGGATAAGGCTACGATGGAGTTCGAATCTTTTTACAACGGTACGCTTTTACATATTGGTATTCAGGAAGGAGAAACCGCAAATGTGGACGCCCTATTAGCTATTATCGGACCGGAAGGAACTGATGTTTCCGGTTTAAAGGATGGAAAAATACCTTCTGGTGCTTCATCTTCCGGAGAAAAAGCAGATTCACCTAAGGCTGATAGTAAAGAAGAACACAAAGAAGAGGCAGAATCTTCTAGTGCCAATGAAGGAAGTCAAAAGCAAACCAATAACGGAAGAATATTTGTTTCGCCTTTAGCAAAAAAGATTGCAGAAGATAAAGGGATTGATTTAAATAAGGTTCAGGGATCCGGAGAAAACGGTAGGATTGTTAAAAAAGATATTGAATCGTATACGCCTTCTGAAAGTAGTACTTCTGTAGAAACAGTACCGGATAAGGATAGTAATTTTGCAGCACCTCCGGTTCAAACTTTTACGCCTGCCGGTGAAGAAGTATTTGAAGAAGTTAAAAATTCTCAGATGCGAAAAGCAATTGCAAAAAGCCTTTCTGCATCTAAGTTTACAGCACCACACTATTACCTGACTATCGAAGCGGATATGAGTAATGCAATGGCTTCTCGTAAAACCATTAATGCGATACCGGATATAAAAGTGTCCTTTAATGATATGGTGGTGAAGGCTTGTGCCATGGCACTGGTAAAGCATCCGCAAGTGAACACGCAATGGAAGGATGATGTAACTAAGTATGCTAAGCATATAAGTATCGGAGTGGCAGTAGCAGTTCCTGATGGACTTGTCGTACCAGTATTACCTTTTACAAATGAGATGTCACTAACTCAAATTGGGGCTAAAGTGAAAGATCTGGCAGTAAGAGCGCGGGATAAAAAATTGACGCCACAGGAAATGAGTGGTAGTACATTTACCGTATCTAATTTGGGGATGTTCGGAATTCAGGAGTTTACCTCTATTATTAACCAGCCTAATTCGGCAATATTATCCGTAGGGGCTATCGTAGAAAAACCGGTGGTTAAAGAAGGAGCTATCGTTGTCGGACATACTATGAAGGTAACTTTAGCTTGTGATCATCGTACGGTAGACGGAGCTACGGGAGCGCAATTTTTACAGACATTACGACAATATTTGGAAAATCCGGTAACTATGTTGGCGTAA
- a CDS encoding NUDIX domain-containing protein, giving the protein MPRPIHNIKKKVLSDAKYTTYEYTFDYEVSKNRLESHKRIVFDHGDGASVLMYHRQNKTVLLTRQFRLPTFLNKHKSGYLVEVCAGMLDGDTPEDCVRKEAIEETGYEVFNLEKAFAPYASPGVMTEIAHLFVGEYDHSKRPGKGGGLAEEHEHIEILEMDFNTAYQKILTGEIKDARTILLLQYLKIKNPF; this is encoded by the coding sequence ATGCCCAGACCTATACATAATATTAAAAAGAAAGTACTATCAGATGCAAAGTATACTACTTACGAGTATACTTTTGATTATGAAGTTAGTAAAAATAGACTGGAATCCCATAAACGAATTGTTTTTGATCATGGGGACGGGGCTTCTGTATTGATGTATCATAGACAAAATAAAACGGTACTGTTAACCAGGCAGTTCCGATTACCTACCTTTTTAAACAAGCATAAATCCGGATACTTAGTTGAGGTATGTGCAGGAATGTTAGACGGGGATACGCCTGAAGATTGCGTACGTAAAGAAGCAATCGAAGAAACCGGTTATGAAGTATTTAATCTTGAAAAAGCATTTGCGCCTTATGCATCCCCGGGTGTCATGACAGAAATTGCGCATCTTTTTGTTGGTGAATATGATCATAGCAAACGACCCGGTAAAGGAGGGGGGCTTGCTGAAGAGCATGAACATATCGAAATTCTAGAAATGGATTTTAATACTGCCTATCAAAAAATATTAACAGGCGAAATTAAAGATGCGCGAACCATCCTTTTACTACAATATTTAAAAATTAAAAATCCGTTTTAA
- a CDS encoding M20/M25/M40 family metallo-hydrolase, whose product MITQVCKYALFLPIIIVSFLFHNCESKKETVEASEPVKEDNSSTDDSSDNNKVTEAERILSFLADDALQGRDSGSKGLEKAADFIQKELTSYGVVPFKTSYLDTFVAQGENTYNVLGYLPGNDSKFADEMVIIGAHYDHIGTAKAVAGDIIANGANDNASGTTAVLLLAKKLAEQKSNKRSVLFALFSAEEKGLIGSKHLAKELKEAGKDVYVMLNFEMIGVPLNDKDYTAYITGFELSNFAEKINEYSKQPDLIGFLPKAKEFNLFRRSDNYPIYESLNIPSQTISTFDFTNYDYYHHVDDEASQMNYPFINTLVEKITPAVTMLTQTETKEIKFKQ is encoded by the coding sequence ATGATTACTCAAGTCTGTAAATACGCACTTTTTTTACCAATAATTATAGTTAGTTTTCTATTTCACAATTGCGAATCTAAAAAAGAAACGGTTGAAGCTTCTGAGCCTGTAAAAGAAGATAATAGTTCAACAGATGATAGTAGTGATAATAATAAAGTTACAGAAGCAGAACGAATTTTAAGTTTTCTGGCGGATGATGCTTTACAAGGACGAGATAGTGGTAGTAAAGGATTAGAGAAAGCAGCTGATTTTATTCAAAAAGAACTAACTTCTTATGGAGTAGTCCCTTTTAAAACTTCTTACCTTGATACTTTTGTGGCACAAGGTGAAAATACGTATAATGTTTTAGGATATCTACCGGGTAACGATTCAAAATTTGCAGATGAAATGGTTATTATTGGCGCACATTATGATCATATCGGTACGGCAAAAGCAGTTGCAGGAGATATCATTGCAAACGGTGCCAATGATAATGCTTCCGGAACAACTGCAGTTTTGCTATTGGCCAAAAAACTAGCTGAGCAAAAAAGTAATAAACGTAGTGTACTCTTTGCTTTGTTTAGTGCTGAAGAGAAAGGCTTGATTGGCTCAAAACATCTGGCAAAAGAATTGAAAGAAGCAGGTAAAGATGTTTATGTAATGCTAAATTTTGAAATGATAGGAGTCCCGTTAAATGATAAAGATTACACAGCTTATATTACCGGTTTTGAATTATCTAATTTTGCAGAAAAAATCAACGAATATAGTAAGCAACCGGATTTGATTGGCTTTTTACCAAAAGCCAAAGAATTCAACCTTTTTAGGCGAAGTGATAATTATCCTATTTATGAATCTTTAAATATCCCTAGTCAAACTATTTCTACTTTTGATTTTACTAATTATGATTATTACCATCATGTAGATGATGAAGCTTCTCAAATGAATTATCCTTTTATCAACACCTTAGTAGAAAAGATAACTCCTGCGGTTACCATGCTAACACAAACTGAAACTAAGGAGATCAAATTCAAACAGTAA
- a CDS encoding SDR family NAD(P)-dependent oxidoreductase, with protein MKNIIVTGTSRGIGFELVKNFAAQDHQVLALSRNEEPVNTLKLENVTTLAFDLAKSEDTHKVAQFVENNWKTVDVLIHNAGLLVNKPFLELSLTDFEKVYQVNVFGVAMLSQKIIPFMNTGGHVLTVSSMGGIRGSSKFPGLTAYSSSKGAVITLNEVLAEEFKEQKISFNTLAIGAVQTEMLAEAFPGYEAPLQAHEMAEYIANFAMDGAKYYNGKTLEVSSTTP; from the coding sequence ATGAAAAATATTATTGTTACCGGAACAAGTAGGGGTATAGGATTTGAATTGGTAAAAAATTTTGCCGCGCAAGACCATCAGGTACTAGCACTTTCCCGTAACGAAGAACCTGTTAATACTTTAAAATTAGAGAATGTAACTACGCTTGCTTTTGATCTGGCAAAATCAGAAGATACACATAAAGTTGCGCAGTTTGTTGAGAATAACTGGAAAACGGTTGATGTTTTAATTCACAATGCAGGATTATTAGTAAACAAACCCTTCTTGGAATTATCCCTAACAGATTTTGAAAAAGTATACCAGGTTAATGTTTTTGGAGTGGCAATGCTTTCTCAAAAAATAATACCATTTATGAATACAGGGGGTCATGTGCTTACGGTAAGTAGTATGGGTGGTATCAGGGGAAGTAGCAAATTTCCGGGTCTAACTGCTTACAGTTCTAGTAAGGGGGCAGTCATTACCTTAAATGAAGTACTAGCCGAAGAATTTAAAGAACAAAAAATTTCCTTTAATACCTTAGCTATAGGTGCAGTGCAAACAGAAATGTTGGCAGAAGCCTTTCCTGGATATGAAGCCCCGTTACAAGCTCACGAAATGGCAGAATATATTGCAAATTTTGCAATGGATGGAGCCAAATATTACAATGGCAAGACCCTAGAAGTATCCAGTACTACTCCTTAG
- a CDS encoding SprT-like domain-containing protein, which produces MKTILLKYIPERSVDQVFNLIVTHNVYLKVVNSRVTKHGDYQLTREGTHVITVNATSNKYRFLITLIHEIAHLVAFKKYGTTIKPHGYEWKHTFQSLMLPFINPGIFPEKLLPFLANHFKNPKASSDTDQYLSLALKQYDPENDKSYIFEIPTGSTFRLYNGKIFKKGRKRIKRYECQEITSGKIYLFNPNAEVELITK; this is translated from the coding sequence GTGAAAACTATTTTATTAAAATATATTCCGGAACGGTCGGTAGACCAGGTTTTTAATCTAATTGTGACTCACAACGTGTATTTAAAAGTAGTAAATTCAAGGGTGACAAAACATGGTGATTATCAATTAACCAGGGAAGGAACTCATGTGATCACTGTCAATGCAACATCAAATAAATATCGTTTTTTAATTACTTTAATTCATGAAATTGCCCATCTTGTTGCTTTTAAGAAGTATGGGACTACCATTAAACCTCATGGTTATGAATGGAAACATACGTTTCAGAGCCTAATGCTTCCTTTTATAAACCCTGGGATATTTCCGGAGAAGTTACTGCCTTTTTTGGCTAATCATTTTAAAAACCCTAAAGCAAGCAGTGATACGGATCAATATTTATCTTTAGCATTAAAACAGTACGATCCGGAGAATGATAAAAGCTATATATTTGAGATACCTACAGGTAGTACTTTTAGGTTATATAACGGTAAAATCTTTAAAAAAGGGAGAAAGAGAATTAAACGCTACGAATGTCAGGAAATAACTTCCGGAAAAATTTATTTATTTAATCCGAATGCAGAAGTAGAACTTATAACAAAATGA
- a CDS encoding mannose-1-phosphate guanylyltransferase: MRQTDKYAIIMAGGVGSRFWPMSTSEFPKQFHDMLGTGDTLIQHTFKRLNHSVPTENIYILTNERYDQLVLEQLPEISKEQVITEPAMRNTAPCILYASLKIQKQNPNAVMVVAPSDHWIEDEAAFTDNLEQCFTACAESDILMTLGITPTFANTGYGYIQYDKSEEVVKKVMQFTEKPDYATAKSFLKQGNYLWNAGIFIWSVSSITAAFEEYQKDMTHLFKKGNLVYNTEGEADFITQHYPKADNISIDYAILEKATNVYVKPAGFDWNDLGTWGSLYDKLDKTEESNAVVNARVLCEDACGNMIRTKANKIVVVDGLQDYIIVDKDEVLLIYPKKKEQDIKQVLKKVTEEYGAEFG, from the coding sequence ATGAGACAAACAGACAAATACGCCATTATTATGGCAGGAGGAGTAGGATCACGTTTTTGGCCAATGAGTACAAGCGAATTTCCGAAGCAATTTCATGACATGTTAGGTACCGGGGATACTTTAATACAACATACGTTTAAACGGCTTAATCATTCGGTACCTACGGAAAATATTTATATCCTGACTAATGAACGTTACGATCAATTGGTTCTTGAACAATTACCTGAAATTAGTAAAGAACAAGTGATTACGGAACCAGCAATGCGCAATACGGCGCCATGTATATTGTATGCTTCCTTAAAAATTCAAAAACAGAACCCAAATGCGGTAATGGTAGTGGCACCTAGTGATCATTGGATTGAAGATGAAGCTGCCTTTACGGATAATCTTGAACAGTGTTTTACTGCTTGTGCTGAAAGCGATATTTTAATGACCCTTGGGATTACTCCTACTTTTGCCAATACCGGATATGGTTATATTCAATACGATAAAAGTGAAGAAGTGGTCAAGAAAGTCATGCAATTTACTGAAAAACCAGATTATGCCACCGCCAAAAGTTTTTTAAAACAAGGGAATTATCTTTGGAATGCTGGTATTTTTATCTGGAGCGTATCTAGTATCACTGCGGCTTTTGAAGAATACCAGAAAGATATGACTCATCTATTTAAAAAAGGCAACCTGGTTTACAATACAGAAGGTGAAGCTGATTTTATCACGCAACATTATCCTAAAGCAGATAATATTTCAATTGACTATGCAATTCTGGAAAAAGCAACGAATGTATATGTAAAACCAGCCGGGTTTGATTGGAATGACCTGGGTACCTGGGGTTCTTTATATGATAAATTAGATAAAACCGAAGAAAGCAATGCAGTGGTAAACGCGAGAGTGCTTTGTGAGGATGCATGTGGGAATATGATACGAACCAAAGCTAATAAGATTGTAGTCGTAGATGGTTTACAGGATTATATTATTGTAGATAAAGATGAAGTGTTATTGATATATCCTAAAAAGAAAGAACAGGATATTAAACAGGTTCTTAAAAAAGTAACCGAAGAATATGGTGCTGAATTCGGATAA
- a CDS encoding DUF389 domain-containing protein — translation MDTDNQDKTPATEKEHIESVKQDAIGLFESVKKFLSELLDIRTDTDRDQTIEHVKNDIPFKGHNAWILVFSIFVASIGLNVSSTAVVIGAMLISPLMGPIVGVGLSIAINDIDTLKRSLVNLGVMVVLSVLTATLYFSLSPLTELTPELEARTAPTILDVFVAISGGLALIVARTKKGTIPNAIAGVAIATALMPPLCTVGYGLAEWEPKYAAGAMYLFTINAIFIALSTFIVAKLLRFPMLRYANSAKRRRIAQFASFIAILMMIPATWTFVNVLDRSGATKEYNDFLLKNISENEGLYLRKDFYDYENRSIKLFFDGEISEATISDLKNELKLHERIKDFDLKINGNKSTGIDQISKANDRYIIQLDRLEEENKGLLDQIESLQSQLSDVENRLRDENATSKKNRLPFLSTSKDAKIRFPDLAGLGFGEVLQSNFVKMDTVYTVFPAWRFQIVDSLDQKRTENLRKWLQKELKVDTLLVSRRY, via the coding sequence ATGGATACCGATAATCAAGATAAAACGCCTGCTACTGAGAAAGAGCATATAGAAAGTGTTAAGCAGGATGCTATTGGCTTGTTTGAAAGTGTCAAAAAATTTCTTTCGGAATTATTAGATATTCGAACAGACACTGATCGGGATCAGACTATCGAACATGTCAAAAATGATATTCCGTTTAAAGGGCATAACGCCTGGATTTTAGTTTTTTCCATATTTGTTGCTTCTATTGGCCTTAATGTAAGTTCAACAGCGGTGGTCATCGGAGCCATGTTAATTTCTCCTTTAATGGGTCCGATTGTTGGGGTTGGCCTATCCATTGCTATCAATGATATTGATACTCTAAAACGATCCCTGGTAAACCTGGGGGTAATGGTAGTGCTAAGTGTACTTACGGCTACACTATATTTTTCCTTATCTCCGTTAACTGAATTAACACCAGAACTGGAAGCACGGACTGCCCCTACTATTCTGGATGTATTTGTCGCTATTTCCGGGGGGCTTGCTTTAATTGTAGCCAGAACTAAAAAAGGAACAATTCCTAACGCAATTGCAGGTGTGGCGATTGCTACGGCCTTAATGCCACCCTTGTGTACGGTAGGATACGGCCTCGCCGAATGGGAACCCAAGTACGCGGCAGGGGCCATGTATTTATTTACCATTAACGCAATTTTTATAGCACTTTCCACTTTTATTGTAGCTAAATTGTTGCGTTTCCCAATGTTGCGCTATGCAAATTCTGCTAAAAGAAGGCGTATTGCGCAGTTTGCTTCGTTTATTGCTATTTTAATGATGATCCCTGCTACCTGGACATTTGTCAATGTACTGGATAGAAGTGGGGCTACTAAAGAATACAATGATTTTCTATTGAAAAATATTAGTGAGAATGAAGGTCTTTATCTACGTAAAGACTTTTATGATTATGAAAATAGGTCTATTAAACTATTTTTTGATGGTGAAATTTCCGAAGCCACTATAAGTGATTTAAAAAACGAATTAAAACTACATGAACGGATAAAAGATTTTGACTTAAAAATAAACGGGAACAAATCAACAGGTATTGACCAGATATCAAAAGCTAATGACCGATATATTATCCAATTAGACCGCCTGGAAGAAGAGAACAAAGGATTATTAGATCAAATAGAAAGCTTACAAAGCCAGTTATCTGATGTTGAGAATCGCCTACGTGATGAAAATGCTACTTCAAAAAAAAACCGCTTACCTTTTTTAAGCACTTCCAAAGATGCAAAAATACGCTTTCCGGACTTAGCTGGATTAGGATTCGGAGAGGTTTTACAATCCAACTTTGTAAAAATGGATACAGTTTATACGGTATTTCCTGCCTGGCGTTTTCAAATTGTAGATAGTCTTGATCAAAAACGTACGGAAAATCTAAGAAAGTGGTTACAAAAAGAATTAAAGGTAGATACGTTGTTAGTAAGCAGGAGGTATTAA
- a CDS encoding ABC transporter ATP-binding protein yields MIEVDDVHKEFNGEEILKGITTTFERGKTNLIIGTSGSGKTVFLKCMLGLFQPEQGSISYDGTRYQELSDKEKSKLREQMGMVFQGSALFDSMTVEENVMFPLQMFTRQRKKEMLIRVHEVIERVNLENANDKLPSEISGGMQKRVAIARAIVTKPKYLFCDEPNSGLDPRTAIVIDNLIQEITRENDITTIINTHDMNSVMEIGDKIIFLKKGYLEWEGDKSQIFKTDNEAVTEFVYSSNLFKKVRKAQLQGL; encoded by the coding sequence ATGATAGAAGTAGACGATGTACATAAAGAATTTAATGGCGAGGAGATTCTAAAAGGAATTACTACCACTTTTGAACGTGGTAAAACCAACCTGATTATCGGAACCAGCGGTAGTGGTAAAACGGTATTTTTAAAATGTATGTTAGGCTTGTTTCAACCGGAACAAGGTTCGATTAGCTATGACGGAACCCGATACCAGGAATTATCGGATAAAGAAAAAAGTAAGCTACGGGAACAAATGGGGATGGTATTTCAGGGGAGTGCGCTTTTCGATTCGATGACCGTAGAAGAAAACGTGATGTTTCCACTACAAATGTTTACCAGACAACGAAAGAAAGAAATGCTGATTCGGGTACATGAAGTGATTGAACGGGTTAACCTAGAGAATGCTAATGATAAATTACCTTCGGAAATTAGTGGGGGAATGCAAAAACGGGTAGCTATTGCGAGGGCCATTGTAACCAAACCTAAATACTTATTTTGTGACGAACCTAACTCAGGATTAGATCCCAGAACTGCCATTGTGATTGATAACCTGATACAGGAAATTACCCGTGAAAACGATATCACCACTATTATTAATACTCACGATATGAACTCTGTGATGGAAATCGGAGATAAAATTATTTTTTTAAAGAAAGGATATTTGGAATGGGAAGGAGATAAATCTCAAATTTTTAAAACAGATAATGAAGCGGTAACTGAGTTTGTATATTCTTCTAATCTATTTAAAAAAGTTCGAAAAGCACAGCTACAGGGGTTGTAA